A single Desulfovibrio piger DNA region contains:
- the ahbC gene encoding 12,18-didecarboxysiroheme deacetylase, with the protein MIGISKLYCGQVEPSDALRYGRQSGNLPSHLLQFSKDKKPVVVWNMTKRCNLKCVHCYAQAVPVDGADDISTEQAKAMIDDLAAYGAPVMLFSGGEPLVRKDLVELASHATSRGMRAVISTNGTLITKEKARELKGVGLSYVGISLDGMEEVHDRFRGVPGAFRKALEGVANCQAEGLKVGLRFTINKRNVGEIPGIFRLLADLEVPRACFYHLVYSGRGSELIKEDLDHAETRQVLDLIMDETRALFDAGKPKEILTVDNHADGPYLWMRMKREDPKRAEEVFELLQYNEGNNSGRGIGCISWDGKVHADQFWRNHTFGNVLERPFSQIWDDPSIELLHKLKDKKAHVGGRCAKCRFLNICGGNFRARAEAYYGDEWAQDPACYLTDEEIGL; encoded by the coding sequence ATGATCGGTATTTCCAAACTGTATTGCGGTCAGGTGGAGCCCTCCGACGCCCTGCGTTACGGCCGCCAGTCCGGCAACCTGCCCTCGCACCTGCTCCAGTTCTCCAAGGACAAAAAGCCCGTGGTGGTCTGGAACATGACCAAGCGCTGCAACCTGAAGTGCGTGCACTGCTACGCCCAGGCCGTGCCCGTGGACGGCGCCGACGACATCAGCACCGAACAGGCCAAGGCCATGATCGACGACCTGGCCGCCTACGGCGCGCCGGTCATGCTCTTCTCGGGCGGCGAGCCCCTGGTGCGCAAGGACCTGGTGGAACTGGCCAGCCACGCCACCTCCAGGGGCATGCGCGCCGTCATCTCCACCAACGGCACCCTCATCACCAAGGAAAAGGCCCGTGAACTCAAGGGCGTGGGCCTCTCCTACGTGGGCATCTCCCTGGACGGCATGGAAGAAGTGCACGACCGCTTCCGCGGCGTGCCCGGTGCCTTCCGCAAGGCTCTGGAAGGCGTGGCCAACTGCCAGGCCGAAGGCCTGAAGGTGGGCCTGCGCTTCACCATCAACAAGCGCAACGTGGGCGAGATCCCCGGCATCTTCCGCCTGCTGGCCGACCTGGAAGTGCCCCGCGCCTGTTTCTATCACCTGGTGTACTCGGGCCGCGGCTCCGAGCTCATCAAGGAAGACCTGGACCACGCCGAGACCCGTCAGGTGCTGGACCTCATCATGGACGAGACCCGCGCCCTGTTCGACGCCGGCAAGCCCAAGGAGATCCTCACCGTGGACAACCACGCCGACGGCCCCTATCTGTGGATGCGCATGAAGCGCGAGGATCCCAAGCGCGCCGAGGAAGTCTTCGAGCTTTTGCAGTACAACGAAGGCAACAACTCCGGCCGCGGCATCGGCTGCATCTCCTGGGACGGCAAGGTGCATGCCGACCAGTTCTGGCGCAACCATACCTTCGGCAACGTGCTGGAGCGCCCCTTCTCCCAGATCTGGGACGACCCCAGCATCGAGCTGCTGCACAAGCTCAAGGACAAGAAGGCCCATGTGGGCGGCCGCTGCGCCAAGTGCCGCTTCCTGAACATCTGCGGCGGCAACTTCCGCGCCCGCGCCGAAGCCTACTACGGCGACGAATGGGCCCAGGACCCCGCCTGCTACCTCACTGACGAAGAGATCGGCCTGTAG
- the ppk1 gene encoding polyphosphate kinase 1 has protein sequence MQQYSGNSYAHKESGMTSQIVLKYPEQPCSPEDMQDLSCPNLFLNREINWLDFNAKVLDEALSPQQPLLEQLKFLAIFYNNLDEFFMVRVANILRQYRNGAANGSADRITPAKQLAEIRRRTLLLTSRAQSHWLKSLAPQLLERGVRIVRYTDLSEKQRRFLDGYFRNEIYPVLTPQAIDPGHPFPTISTTCLNFIIQLRNRDRETRFVRLKCPNNLSRFIFIPRNKEAKTYASLGFDPNVRGDDILLLEDLMAQYLELLFPGHTVVSSALFRITRNTDLEIEEDEADDLLEAVRDLVEQRRFGDVVRLEIAHKASRELVDFLARRLRLQPFQIYRIKGPMGFSEFMTLYNVDRPQLKTPGIQGHISRLFQEGDMFGHLRKRDVVLFHPYDSFKAVLDFIRRSSEDPNVLAIKQTLYRAGNDSPIVRALIEARRRGKQVVAVVELKARFDEERNITWAEELEKEGVNVVYGFIGLKVHAKLCLVVRREAGHITRYVHIGTGNYNASTAKIYTDMGLITSNEDICADVTDLFNVMTGYADRDLYRKLLVSPQAMRGPLMEMIRREIELHKRYGNGEIIFKCNQLVDAGIIRALYRASMAGVRVRLQVRGICCLRPGLPGISENITVTSIVGRFLEHSRIYWFHANGDDIMYIGSADLMPRNLDHRIEVLAPILDPELRRKIREDILEVHLADNVQTWQLQADATYTRLKPASKETAVNAQERMIAQHITRDDI, from the coding sequence ATGCAGCAGTATTCCGGGAACAGCTACGCCCACAAGGAGAGCGGCATGACCTCCCAGATAGTCCTCAAATATCCCGAGCAACCCTGCTCGCCTGAAGACATGCAGGACCTTTCCTGCCCCAACCTTTTCCTCAACCGGGAAATCAACTGGCTGGACTTCAACGCCAAGGTCCTGGACGAAGCCCTCTCGCCCCAGCAGCCCCTGCTGGAACAGCTCAAATTCCTTGCCATCTTCTACAACAACCTTGATGAATTCTTCATGGTCCGCGTGGCCAACATCCTGCGCCAGTACCGCAACGGCGCGGCCAACGGCTCGGCCGACCGCATCACGCCGGCCAAGCAGCTGGCCGAGATCCGCCGCCGCACCCTGCTGCTGACCTCGCGCGCGCAAAGCCACTGGCTCAAGAGCCTGGCCCCGCAACTGCTGGAAAGGGGCGTGCGCATCGTGCGCTATACCGACCTTTCGGAAAAGCAGCGCCGTTTCCTGGACGGCTACTTCCGCAACGAGATCTACCCCGTGCTCACGCCCCAGGCCATCGACCCCGGGCACCCCTTCCCCACCATCTCCACCACCTGCCTCAATTTCATCATCCAGCTGCGCAACCGCGACAGGGAGACGCGCTTCGTGCGCCTGAAGTGTCCCAACAACCTCTCGCGCTTCATCTTCATCCCGCGCAACAAGGAGGCCAAGACCTACGCCTCCCTGGGCTTCGATCCCAACGTGCGCGGTGATGACATCCTGCTGCTGGAAGACCTCATGGCCCAGTATCTTGAGCTGCTCTTCCCCGGGCATACGGTGGTCAGCTCCGCCCTGTTCCGCATCACCCGCAACACCGACCTGGAGATCGAGGAAGACGAGGCCGACGACCTGCTGGAAGCCGTGCGCGACCTGGTGGAACAGCGCCGCTTCGGCGATGTGGTGCGCCTGGAGATCGCCCACAAGGCCTCGCGCGAGCTGGTGGACTTCCTGGCGCGGCGCCTGCGCCTGCAGCCCTTCCAGATCTACCGCATCAAGGGGCCCATGGGCTTTTCCGAGTTCATGACCCTTTATAATGTGGACCGCCCCCAGCTCAAGACGCCCGGCATCCAGGGGCACATCTCGCGCCTGTTCCAGGAAGGCGACATGTTCGGCCACCTGCGCAAGCGGGACGTGGTGCTCTTCCATCCCTACGACAGTTTCAAGGCCGTGCTGGACTTCATCCGCCGCTCCAGCGAGGACCCCAACGTCCTGGCCATCAAGCAGACCCTGTACCGCGCGGGCAACGACTCGCCCATCGTGCGCGCCCTCATCGAGGCCCGGCGCCGCGGCAAGCAGGTGGTGGCCGTGGTGGAGCTCAAGGCCCGCTTCGACGAGGAGCGCAACATCACCTGGGCCGAAGAGCTGGAAAAGGAAGGCGTCAACGTGGTCTACGGCTTCATCGGCCTCAAGGTGCATGCCAAGCTCTGCCTGGTGGTGCGCCGCGAGGCCGGGCACATCACGCGCTATGTCCACATCGGCACGGGCAACTACAATGCCTCCACGGCCAAGATCTACACGGACATGGGCCTCATCACCTCCAACGAGGACATCTGCGCCGACGTCACCGACCTGTTCAACGTCATGACCGGCTATGCCGACCGCGATCTGTACCGCAAGCTGCTGGTCTCGCCCCAGGCCATGCGCGGCCCGCTCATGGAGATGATCCGCCGCGAGATCGAACTGCACAAGCGCTACGGCAACGGCGAGATCATCTTCAAATGCAACCAGCTGGTGGATGCGGGCATCATCCGCGCCCTGTACCGGGCCTCCATGGCCGGTGTGCGCGTGCGTCTGCAGGTGCGCGGCATCTGCTGTCTGCGCCCCGGCCTGCCGGGCATCAGCGAGAACATCACGGTCACCAGCATCGTGGGCCGCTTCCTGGAGCATTCGCGCATCTACTGGTTCCATGCCAACGGCGACGACATCATGTACATCGGCAGCGCGGACCTCATGCCGCGCAACCTCGACCACCGCATCGAGGTCCTGGCCCCCATCCTCGATCCCGAACTGCGCCGCAAGATCCGCGAGGACATCCTCGAAGTCCACCTGGCCGACAACGTCCAGACCTGGCAGCTGCAGGCCGACGCCACCTACACGCGGCTCAAGCCCGCCAGCAAGGAAACGGCCGTCAACGCGCAGGAACGCATGATCGCCCAACATATCACCAGGGACGATATCTGA
- a CDS encoding HD domain-containing protein, producing the protein MATKKRPAGKTGSSTSRSRQQRQGQAAAATTPRNDGDERLRASLPGSGTDAPQPAPQAAEAPAVTAAVAEGPAPEQAPEPAAAAPEAREDRPEEAVNEEAAPAEEPAQAPAEAPVTAQEAPAPDAGAEQEAAPQKKARKKDKEEKKARTGKKRVKVAGPETADAARDWAPLPCEALLEHLLPGSPELEATRRHGQHVAHLAEQLFDQLQPLHGLDGRWLYRLRIACCLHDIGFASGRKGHHKKGMRIVEQDTSLALLPEDRSLVAQLVRYHRKAWPALRHRRFAALGKKDREALNKAAALIRMADALDYRHMEAVHDVAVDLQPGKVVLTLSGARDCAPEQDRLLVKGDLFMHIFGVELECVCPIL; encoded by the coding sequence ATGGCTACCAAAAAACGCCCCGCCGGCAAGACCGGCAGCAGTACCAGCCGCAGCCGGCAGCAGCGCCAGGGGCAGGCCGCTGCCGCCACCACCCCCCGTAACGACGGCGACGAACGCCTCCGGGCGTCCCTGCCCGGCTCCGGTACGGACGCGCCGCAACCCGCTCCCCAAGCCGCCGAAGCGCCTGCCGTGACGGCCGCCGTCGCGGAAGGGCCCGCCCCGGAACAGGCGCCGGAACCCGCGGCCGCCGCCCCCGAAGCGCGGGAAGACCGCCCTGAAGAAGCGGTGAATGAGGAAGCTGCCCCCGCCGAAGAGCCTGCGCAGGCTCCGGCCGAAGCGCCCGTGACGGCGCAGGAAGCTCCGGCGCCGGACGCCGGAGCGGAGCAGGAAGCCGCCCCCCAAAAGAAAGCCAGGAAAAAGGACAAGGAAGAAAAGAAGGCCAGGACGGGCAAGAAGCGCGTCAAGGTGGCCGGGCCCGAAACGGCCGATGCCGCCCGCGACTGGGCGCCCCTGCCCTGCGAGGCCCTGCTGGAGCATCTGCTGCCGGGCAGCCCCGAGCTGGAGGCCACCCGCCGCCACGGCCAGCATGTGGCCCACCTGGCGGAACAGCTTTTCGACCAGCTCCAGCCCCTGCACGGTCTGGACGGCCGCTGGCTCTACCGCCTGCGCATCGCCTGCTGCCTGCATGACATCGGCTTCGCTTCCGGGCGCAAGGGCCATCACAAGAAGGGCATGCGCATCGTGGAGCAGGACACCAGCCTGGCCCTGCTGCCCGAAGACCGCTCCCTGGTGGCCCAGCTCGTCCGTTATCACCGCAAGGCCTGGCCCGCCCTGCGCCACCGCCGTTTCGCCGCCCTGGGCAAGAAGGACCGCGAGGCCCTGAACAAGGCCGCGGCCCTCATCCGCATGGCCGACGCCCTGGACTACCGCCACATGGAGGCCGTGCACGACGTGGCCGTCGACCTGCAGCCCGGCAAGGTGGTGCTGACCCTGAGCGGCGCCCGGGACTGCGCCCCCGAGCAGGACCGCCTGCTGGTCAAGGGCGATCTGTTCATGCACATCTTTGGCGTGGAGCTGGAGTGCGTATGTCCCATCCTGTAG
- a CDS encoding Ppx/GppA phosphatase family protein, whose amino-acid sequence MSHPVVPDHEGPEGERVIGIIDLGSNSLRLMLVRVLPDGSHTVLNQVKNMVRLGEGAFETGHLREESMARTINVLRGMAEMCAVYAASEVIAIATAAVRDAVNGPDFMRRVREKTGIDFRVVSGREEARLIYLGVSSGLAHTESLRLFIDIGGGSTELVVGNSEEYRNLDSLKMGCVRLSNLFFDKDSGTISAKRYAALQTYIRNNALRSFQRIADFVIEEAVASSGTAQNLAEIAAALDAEDAARTGRAPQESRDVLSYGGLRRAVKELCGRTLKERRSVPGINPNRADVIVAGAAILQTIMEDQGFDSVRISNRNLQNGILVDYLSTRMPHADGSFHPVRKESVLHLARRCRFEERHSRHVSRLALDLFDSAKVMGLHASGDLARELLHYAALLHDIGIFISFSRHNAHSHYLIRNTELLGFTRREVDIMAALTYFHRKRPSKKVPLFMEFDQETREEIRLLSLFLLLAERMDKSHRQIVRTVRFEARKEGGLQLSLRAPEECPIELDLVRGSAKLVRKVFRQEIPVEVVSSFRR is encoded by the coding sequence ATGTCCCATCCTGTAGTGCCGGACCACGAAGGGCCGGAGGGGGAACGCGTCATCGGCATCATCGACCTGGGCAGCAACTCGCTGCGCCTGATGCTGGTGCGCGTCCTGCCCGACGGCTCGCATACGGTCCTCAACCAGGTCAAGAACATGGTGCGCCTGGGCGAAGGCGCCTTCGAGACGGGGCACCTGCGTGAAGAGAGCATGGCCCGGACCATCAACGTCCTGCGCGGCATGGCCGAGATGTGCGCCGTCTACGCCGCCTCGGAGGTCATCGCCATCGCCACGGCCGCCGTGCGCGACGCGGTCAACGGCCCGGACTTCATGCGCCGTGTCAGGGAAAAGACCGGCATCGACTTCCGCGTGGTCTCCGGCCGCGAAGAGGCCCGCCTCATCTATCTGGGCGTCTCCAGCGGCCTGGCCCATACCGAGAGCCTGCGCCTGTTCATCGACATCGGCGGCGGCAGCACCGAGCTGGTGGTGGGCAATTCCGAGGAATACCGCAACCTCGACTCCCTCAAGATGGGCTGCGTGCGCCTGTCCAACCTCTTTTTCGACAAGGACTCCGGCACCATCTCCGCCAAGCGCTACGCCGCCCTGCAGACCTATATCCGCAACAATGCCCTGCGCTCGTTCCAGCGCATAGCGGACTTCGTCATCGAGGAGGCCGTGGCCAGCTCCGGCACGGCCCAGAACCTGGCCGAGATCGCCGCCGCCCTGGATGCCGAGGACGCCGCCCGCACGGGCCGGGCCCCGCAGGAATCCCGCGACGTGCTCAGCTACGGCGGCCTGCGCCGGGCCGTCAAAGAACTGTGCGGCCGCACCCTCAAGGAACGCCGCAGCGTGCCCGGCATCAATCCCAACCGTGCCGACGTCATCGTGGCCGGTGCCGCCATCCTCCAGACCATCATGGAGGATCAGGGCTTCGACAGCGTGCGCATCAGCAACCGCAACCTGCAGAACGGCATCCTGGTGGATTATCTGTCCACCCGCATGCCCCATGCCGACGGCAGCTTCCATCCCGTACGCAAGGAGAGCGTGCTCCACCTGGCGCGGCGCTGCCGCTTTGAGGAACGCCACTCCCGCCATGTCTCGCGCCTGGCCCTGGACCTGTTCGACAGCGCCAAGGTCATGGGCCTGCACGCCTCCGGCGACCTGGCCCGCGAGCTGCTGCACTATGCGGCCCTGCTGCACGACATCGGCATCTTCATCTCCTTCTCGCGCCACAATGCCCACAGCCACTACCTGATCCGCAACACCGAGCTGCTGGGCTTCACCCGCCGCGAAGTGGACATCATGGCCGCCCTGACCTACTTCCACCGCAAGCGCCCCTCCAAAAAGGTGCCGCTCTTCATGGAATTCGACCAGGAGACCCGCGAGGAGATCCGCCTGCTCTCCCTCTTTCTGCTGCTGGCCGAGCGCATGGACAAGAGCCATCGCCAGATCGTGCGCACCGTCCGTTTCGAGGCCCGCAAGGAAGGCGGCCTGCAGCTCTCGCTGCGCGCCCCCGAGGAATGCCCCATCGAGCTGGATCTGGTGCGCGGCAGCGCCAAGCTGGTGCGCAAGGTCTTCCGGCAGGAGATCCCCGTGGAGGTGGTCAGCAGCTTCCGCCGCTGA
- a CDS encoding AsnC family transcriptional regulator, whose translation MTDAPEYCGPHTAQEALDETDRRLLDIIQTAFPLTPRPYADLGTLLGIPEEEALERVRSLRERRIIRRLGANFQSGKLGFVSTLCAAKVPEDRMEDFVRDVNARPGITHNYLREHNYNIWFTLISPSREDERATLADITARTGIPILNLPATRLFKIRVDFRMQD comes from the coding sequence ATGACGGACGCCCCCGAATACTGCGGTCCCCACACCGCGCAGGAAGCCCTGGACGAGACCGACCGCCGCCTGCTGGACATCATCCAGACGGCCTTTCCCCTGACGCCCCGCCCCTATGCCGACCTGGGCACGCTGCTGGGCATCCCCGAGGAAGAGGCCCTGGAACGCGTGCGCAGCCTGCGCGAGCGGCGCATCATCCGCCGCCTGGGAGCCAACTTCCAGTCCGGCAAACTGGGATTCGTCTCCACCCTCTGCGCGGCCAAGGTGCCCGAGGACAGGATGGAGGACTTCGTGCGCGACGTGAACGCCCGTCCCGGCATCACCCACAACTACCTGCGCGAGCACAACTACAACATCTGGTTCACGCTCATTAGCCCCTCGCGGGAAGACGAGCGCGCCACGCTGGCCGACATCACGGCCCGCACGGGCATCCCCATCCTCAACCTGCCCGCCACGCGCCTGTTCAAGATCCGCGTGGATTTCCGCATGCAGGACTGA
- the hemB gene encoding porphobilinogen synthase, which produces MSQSFHRGRRLRWTPEIRSMVRETPPLLAEDLIMPYFVVETEDQSFRKEIGAMPGQYQLSLAELEKQVEKAVDDGLQSVILFGIPAEKDEKASGAYAEDGIVQEAVRRLKHRWPSLYVITDVCLCEYMSHGHCGILTPGGAVLNDPTLELLAKTAVSHAAAGADMVAPSDMMDGRVAAIRHALDESGLVMVPVMSYAVKYASAFYGPFREAAESAPACGDRKSYQMDPANAREAIIEALADLDEGADCLIVKPAGPYMDIIRQVRDAVNVPLCAYQVSGEYSMIRAAGLNGWINEEAVMMESLLGMKRAGAKMLITYFTETLLKQRLVR; this is translated from the coding sequence ATGTCCCAATCCTTCCATCGCGGCAGACGTTTGCGCTGGACCCCCGAGATCCGCAGCATGGTGCGCGAGACCCCGCCCCTGCTGGCCGAAGACCTCATCATGCCCTACTTTGTGGTGGAGACCGAGGACCAGTCCTTCCGCAAGGAGATCGGCGCCATGCCCGGCCAGTACCAGCTGTCGCTGGCCGAGCTGGAAAAGCAGGTGGAAAAGGCCGTGGATGACGGCCTGCAATCCGTGATCCTTTTCGGCATCCCGGCCGAGAAGGACGAAAAGGCCAGCGGCGCCTATGCCGAGGACGGTATCGTACAGGAAGCCGTGCGCCGCCTCAAGCATCGCTGGCCCTCGCTCTACGTCATCACCGACGTCTGCCTGTGCGAATACATGAGCCACGGCCACTGCGGCATCCTGACCCCCGGCGGCGCGGTGCTCAACGACCCCACCCTGGAACTGCTGGCCAAGACCGCCGTGAGCCATGCCGCCGCCGGTGCCGACATGGTGGCCCCCTCCGACATGATGGACGGCCGCGTGGCCGCCATCCGCCATGCCCTGGACGAATCCGGCCTGGTCATGGTGCCCGTCATGTCCTATGCCGTGAAATACGCCTCGGCCTTCTACGGTCCCTTCCGCGAAGCCGCCGAGTCCGCTCCGGCCTGCGGCGACCGCAAGAGCTACCAGATGGATCCCGCCAATGCCCGCGAAGCCATCATCGAAGCCCTGGCCGACCTGGACGAAGGCGCCGACTGTCTCATCGTCAAGCCCGCCGGCCCCTACATGGACATCATCCGCCAGGTGCGCGACGCCGTGAACGTGCCCCTGTGCGCCTATCAGGTCAGCGGCGAATACAGCATGATCCGCGCCGCCGGTCTCAACGGCTGGATCAACGAAGAAGCCGTGATGATGGAAAGCCTGCTGGGCATGAAGCGCGCCGGTGCCAAGATGCTCATCACCTACTTCACCGAGACCCTGCTCAAGCAAAGGCTGGTGCGCTGA
- the ahbD gene encoding heme b synthase: MPGHPGGMGGHPGGHPGAAGARPGGHPGGAPGHKMVRTLEDGTPACKLIAWEVTRSCNLACKHCRAEAHPEPYPGEFSTEEAKALIDTFPQVGNPIIIFTGGDPMMRPDVYELVAYAHNKGLTCAFSPNGTLITPELARKIKEAGVNRCSISIDGADAASHDEFRGVPGAFEASMRGIEYLKQAGVPFQINTTVTRNNLHSFKDIFQLCERIGAAAWHIFLLVPMGRASGLADQVISAEEYEDVLHWLYDFRKTTSMHLKATCAPHYYRIMRQRAHEEGVAVTPETFGMDAMTRGCLGGTGFCFISHTGQVQPCGYLELNCGNVRETPFPEIWRNSTYFRQFRDQKCYEGKCGVCEFHKVCGGCRARAWSMNGNHMAEEPLCTYQPKRATGAK; encoded by the coding sequence ATGCCGGGCCATCCCGGCGGCATGGGGGGGCACCCCGGCGGCCATCCCGGTGCCGCGGGTGCCCGTCCCGGCGGTCATCCCGGGGGAGCGCCCGGCCACAAGATGGTGCGCACCCTTGAGGACGGCACGCCCGCCTGCAAGCTCATCGCCTGGGAAGTGACCCGTTCCTGCAACCTGGCCTGCAAGCACTGCCGCGCCGAGGCCCACCCGGAACCCTATCCGGGCGAGTTCTCCACCGAAGAGGCCAAGGCCCTCATCGACACCTTCCCCCAGGTGGGCAACCCCATCATCATCTTCACCGGCGGCGATCCCATGATGCGCCCCGATGTCTATGAGCTGGTGGCCTATGCCCACAACAAGGGGCTGACCTGCGCCTTCTCGCCCAACGGCACCCTGATCACGCCCGAACTGGCCCGCAAGATCAAGGAAGCCGGCGTCAACCGCTGCTCCATCTCCATCGATGGTGCCGACGCCGCCAGCCACGACGAGTTCCGCGGCGTGCCCGGGGCCTTCGAAGCCTCCATGCGCGGCATCGAATACCTCAAGCAGGCCGGTGTGCCCTTCCAGATCAACACCACGGTCACGCGCAACAACCTGCACAGCTTCAAGGACATCTTCCAGCTGTGCGAGCGCATCGGCGCGGCCGCCTGGCACATCTTCCTGCTGGTGCCCATGGGCCGGGCCTCGGGCCTGGCCGACCAGGTCATCAGCGCCGAGGAATACGAGGACGTGCTGCACTGGCTCTACGACTTCCGCAAGACCACCAGCATGCACCTCAAGGCCACCTGCGCGCCGCACTACTACCGCATCATGCGCCAGCGCGCCCATGAGGAAGGCGTGGCCGTCACGCCCGAGACCTTCGGCATGGACGCCATGACCCGCGGCTGCCTGGGCGGCACGGGCTTCTGCTTCATCAGCCATACCGGCCAGGTGCAGCCCTGCGGCTATCTGGAACTGAACTGCGGCAACGTGCGCGAGACGCCCTTCCCCGAGATCTGGCGCAACAGCACGTACTTCCGCCAGTTCCGCGACCAGAAGTGCTACGAAGGCAAGTGCGGCGTGTGCGAGTTCCATAAGGTCTGCGGCGGCTGCCGTGCCCGCGCCTGGAGCATGAACGGCAACCATATGGCCGAAGAGCCCCTGTGCACCTATCAGCCCAAGCGCGCCACGGGCGCAAAGTGA
- a CDS encoding TraR/DksA C4-type zinc finger protein, with the protein MDDAQHSLQRKLEQERRHLACLCAGFAQPHGHGDEADNARDEMAELLARSHAGLCAARIRALEGLLGDLRCSGRRLCMDCGEEIPLSRLLAVPGACRCHDCQQLAEEEARPCDRRPPWLPDSPAPAAPLR; encoded by the coding sequence ATGGACGACGCCCAGCATTCCCTGCAACGCAAACTGGAACAGGAACGGCGGCACCTGGCCTGCCTGTGCGCCGGATTCGCCCAGCCCCACGGCCACGGCGACGAGGCGGACAACGCCCGTGACGAGATGGCGGAGCTGCTGGCCCGGAGCCATGCCGGCCTGTGCGCGGCGCGCATCCGCGCCCTGGAAGGCCTGCTGGGCGACCTGCGCTGCAGCGGCCGCCGCCTGTGCATGGACTGCGGTGAAGAGATCCCCCTGTCCCGCCTGCTGGCCGTGCCCGGGGCCTGCCGCTGCCACGACTGCCAGCAGCTGGCGGAAGAAGAGGCCAGACCCTGCGATCGGCGGCCTCCCTGGCTGCCGGACAGCCCGGCGCCGGCCGCGCCGCTGCGCTGA